The window GCCGGCGGGCGTAGCCCTCCAGCAGACGACGGCGCAATCCGGCGTCCAGGCGCAGGTAGGGGTCGTTGATGAGGGAGGCCACGTCGTAGTGGGGCGGCCCCAGGCGCGCGCCCTGGAAGTCGATGAGGCGCCAGCGGCCCTCCTTGCGCAGCACGTTGGTGGACTGGAAGTCGCGGAAGAGCACGCCCCGGCGCGTGCCCGCCTCCACCCGGCGGGCCAGCTCGTCGCACTCGGCGTCCAGGGCGGCGCGGTCGAAGGGCAGGCCAAGCAGGCCCTCCAGGAAGCGCTGGCGGAAGTAGCCCGACTCCCAGACCGTCATCAGCTCGTGGTCGTAGGGCAGGGCGTGGACGCGTGTCGGGTCGAAGACCTCCTGCAAGCGGATCTGCAGGTCCAGCAGGATCTCCAGCACCTCGCCCAGCCAGCGCTCCACCTCGGGATGGTCGCGCCCGGCCTGCTCCACCAGGTCGAGGAGCAGCTCGTCGCCCAGGTCCTCCACCAGGTACCAGCCCTTGTCCAGGGCCGCGTGGATGAGGGCGGGCCCGTGGCCGCCCGCCGCCATGAGCAGGCCGCCCACGTACCAGAAGGAGTGGTTCTCGTTGAGGGGACCGCCGAAGGTCTGGGGATGGGGGTTCTGCACCAGGACCAGGCTCTCCGGCCTGTCCCCGTGGGGCCAGAGCCGGGTCATGACGCGGTCGCTGCCGCCGCCCGGCATGCGCCAGGCGCGGGGCTGTGCGTGGGGCAGGCCGGCCGCCGCCAGGCAGGCCGCGGGATCCGGCAGGGGGTCGGGCATGGTCATGGAAAAAGGTAGGGCTTTGGCGCGGGAAGGCCCGTGTCAACGCCGATTGAAAACTGACACACCTTCTACTCTTCTGCCCTGGAAAAGGGGCTGCTCAGCGAGCACCCTGCTGACCTGCATGGGGAATTTGTACTTCATCCGCACGCAAGATGACGGCGGTCTTCGAGAAGTGCATGGGTATGTACGTCAGCTCCACCCAGGTCAGCGGGGCAGCCAAGCTGCCAGGCGAGGAACTCACGGCCTGGCGAGAACGCCGGCTGGGGCGTGTCTGCGTCCAGCAAGAATTCCTGCGCCGTACACGTGTCGGCAGCCTGTTCTGCAACGAGGATGCCCTGCTGCGCCTGGGATCCGCTGTCCTGATGGAACTGGACACGCGCTGGTTCTCACAGTGGCAACGCTGCATCACCTGGGAGGACACAAGTACACCACTCGCGAAGGCCAGAAGCAGATTTCCGGAAAGATTTCCGGAAAAGATGTTGCGTGATCGAAATGATCAATTTCATTTTTATCTGCAAACTACTCGCGGTTTCAGTAGTCTTCCATGTCAAAGGTTCGGTGCGAGTAGATAAGCAATTGAGCCTCAACTCATTTCCCGATTACGCAGCAGTTTCAGCTACCGAAGTGGATGCTGATCAAGGTCAATGAGTTGACATGTCCCACCCCAGGCTGATCTTCGTGACGAATTCACGAAAGGAGCCCATCATGCCGTCCTCACTCAGTATCCAGTTTCAGAAGGGTCTCAGCCTGACTGACTTTCAACGCCTATATGGGTCCGTCGAACAGTGCCG of the bacterium genome contains:
- a CDS encoding phosphotransferase, with the protein product MTMPDPLPDPAACLAAAGLPHAQPRAWRMPGGGSDRVMTRLWPHGDRPESLVLVQNPHPQTFGGPLNENHSFWYVGGLLMAAGGHGPALIHAALDKGWYLVEDLGDELLLDLVEQAGRDHPEVERWLGEVLEILLDLQIRLQEVFDPTRVHALPYDHELMTVWESGYFRQRFLEGLLGLPFDRAALDAECDELARRVEAGTRRGVLFRDFQSTNVLRKEGRWRLIDFQGARLGPPHYDVASLINDPYLRLDAGLRRRLLEGYARRRQERGLEPAADFLALYPLVAAHRMMQALGAYGLLSKVKGKWWFLQHVPAALGHLRELLAEPAFEGCPELRRVAEAAARRVAGDGLERLRGEGA